GCATGGTGTTTGATTTCTCACCATAACCTGTGGTGGGCCTAAGGAGAACCTGTGAGAAGTGAGGGTTGTTGAGAAGAAGCGTCTGAGCGTTGATGGCAGCACCGCCGTCCTTGGTTGGCTGGGACGGAGCAGGTGGGCGCGTGTGGGCAGCAGCGGGTGTGCTGGGCGTGCACCGGGCATGTGCTGAGCATGTGACGGGCATGCACTGCCACGAGGGTGCGGGGATGGGGTGGACGGGGCAGGATTGGCATGCGGGTCGTCCCTCTCAGGCCCCACGTCCACCGCAGGCCTTACCACCCCACGTCCACTCCAGACCTTGTCTGTTGCGTGGCAGTGACTGCCACATCTCGACCATGTCACTTACCTGCCGAGAGCCCAGACGTCATCTTCGTTCATATGGGACCCATTGCTGATTCGGATGGGCAGGTCGTCACTGCTTGCTTCTCATCCTCACACACAAGTAACTCTTCAGAAGGTGCTAAAGGACACTTTAAAAAACATGAGAATTCATGTTTCTCTCCCCAAGACCACAGGCATGAAATTTTACTCTCGATCAAACTGCAACAACTCTTACATCCTTAAAATCATACCATATGTCATGATTGTAACAATGTTGagtaaatacacatacacacacatacgcgTACACGTACATACACCTTTTTTGGAAGAACAAGTAGGTTATTAATTTACTTCATGGTAAATCCCAGTATCCTCAACAGTGTACTTTGTTGGTATAAAGTTAAGAATCactgaagtaaatattttaaattccttttctacTAAAATTACAAGATCCTAATGGAAAATTTATCTAGCCTAGTAAGTTTGTTatggttccattttacagaaaattgttatatttgaatttttgtttttatagatcaGGATCTTCAGGCTCAACCAAAGAGAAGAAGAATTAGAAAgcataattcaaagaaaaaatttaaaaatcccagtAACATTCCTCTAGAACAAGCAGAATTAGAGAAACAGCAGAGTATTTTGCAAGAAAAATTGCAGCCACACAGCCACAGCCACACAGATGGCCCCacaataagcaaaaataaaaaaaggaaactgaaaaagaaacagcaaattaaaaggaagaaagcagcTGGCTTACTAACAGGAGTCTCTGGCGTCAACTTCATGTACCAGCCTGAGGAGACCAGCAGTGAGCAGGGCGACATGAGAGTGAGTGATGAAGAGGACGGCGCagacggggagggagggggcccgGATGCCGAGGAGGAAGGAGCCACAGACGCCGGGAAGGAAGACGTTAAAAGTACCAATGAAAAGGCAGATGATATCCTGAACTTTCTGAAGTCAAcacaagaaatttatttttatgatggtATGTTTTTTCCTGTTGTTCTTTTGAATAATGGCATCTACTTCTTTGGAAAATtaagcaaatgtaaaatatttaaatgtttaaaatacaaaacattaaaaatattcagtattcAAAATAAGTCATTAGTTTTGAGGCAAAAATCCAAATA
The Globicephala melas chromosome 21, mGloMel1.2, whole genome shotgun sequence genome window above contains:
- the ERICH1 gene encoding glutamate-rich protein 1 isoform X3 encodes the protein MTGGDTQVQPARRLYTVGLPPEGWVPPPPEAPSCSSPESSSSGEDIGDQDLQAQPKRRRIRKHNSKKKFKNPSNIPLEQAELEKQQSILQEKLQPHSHSHTDGPTISKNKKRKLKKKQQIKRKKAAGLLTGVSGVNFMYQPEETSSEQGDMRVSDEEDGADGEGGGPDAEEEGATDAGKEDVKSTNEKADDILNFLKSTQEIYFYDGVSKDSDSAVFMETSGELFKYLETHSMPSSDVFILDHMKTLLLLQDTERLKSALEVFPEHCRMPPDYARVISAFFNYWITHILPEKNNE